Proteins encoded together in one Formosa sp. Hel3_A1_48 window:
- a CDS encoding DUF5689 domain-containing protein, giving the protein MKTINFKTIALSLLTCLAMVGCIEDDEFDVPSSLGTEENQNLNDLLSRIDSGEVQLITIEQLKAQFESDDEATEITSEIAVKGYVSSSDASGNFYKEFFIQNASENPTDAVKIALNQVDSYNQFNIGREVYIYLKDLFIGEVRGGDGVFTIGSSMNGDGEVQEFTANEVPLYIFRSATTNNLVPKEVPSLSASDIGIYVTIESTEFPTSDVGLPFVSPTDDYDTQRTVQRCTGFDYSTFKLETSSFASFKNEVLPAGGGSISGIVSKTYNGSELVLALNSSDDVQMDGSRCELLDINDFSPIFEDDFESYPNYSSLSGNGWTNYTEAGSREWFIKVTNDSQNSGSKMVSLGSYNTGDASTIAWLITPVIDLDAQGVEFVKFISSNSFSDGSELELLISTDWDGTEATIESSSWSTLNANIVSDSEYYQNWVDSGLVDLSSFSGNGYVAFKYIGSGQASTDGTFEIDDFKILVQD; this is encoded by the coding sequence ATGAAAACAATAAACTTTAAAACAATAGCCCTATCCTTACTCACATGTTTAGCTATGGTAGGATGTATAGAGGACGACGAATTTGACGTGCCATCTAGCCTTGGTACTGAAGAGAATCAAAATCTTAATGATTTACTTTCAAGAATAGATTCTGGAGAGGTTCAATTAATCACCATAGAACAGTTGAAAGCTCAATTTGAATCGGACGACGAAGCCACAGAGATTACTTCTGAAATTGCTGTAAAAGGTTATGTGTCTTCATCCGATGCGAGCGGAAATTTTTATAAAGAATTTTTTATTCAAAATGCTTCTGAGAACCCAACTGACGCAGTAAAAATTGCATTAAACCAAGTGGACTCGTATAATCAATTTAATATTGGTCGTGAGGTTTATATTTATTTAAAAGATCTCTTTATAGGTGAAGTAAGAGGTGGCGACGGTGTGTTTACCATTGGGAGTTCTATGAATGGTGATGGTGAGGTACAAGAATTTACAGCGAACGAGGTTCCTTTGTATATCTTTCGCTCTGCAACAACAAACAACTTAGTCCCTAAAGAGGTTCCATCTTTATCAGCAAGTGATATTGGAATTTATGTAACTATTGAGTCTACAGAATTCCCTACAAGCGATGTAGGTTTACCTTTTGTATCCCCAACAGATGATTACGACACACAGCGTACTGTTCAGCGTTGTACAGGTTTCGATTATTCAACCTTCAAATTAGAAACCAGCTCATTTGCAAGTTTTAAAAATGAAGTTCTACCTGCAGGAGGTGGTTCGATCTCCGGAATTGTTTCAAAAACGTACAATGGAAGTGAATTAGTTCTTGCATTAAACTCATCAGATGATGTTCAAATGGATGGTAGCCGTTGTGAACTTCTAGACATAAACGATTTTTCACCAATTTTTGAGGATGATTTTGAATCTTATCCAAATTATAGTTCTTTAAGTGGAAATGGTTGGACTAATTATACAGAGGCGGGGAGTAGAGAATGGTTTATTAAAGTTACAAATGACTCTCAAAATTCTGGAAGTAAAATGGTTTCATTAGGATCCTATAACACAGGAGATGCTAGTACGATTGCTTGGCTGATTACTCCTGTTATTGATCTAGATGCTCAAGGAGTAGAGTTTGTGAAGTTTATTTCCTCAAACAGTTTTTCTGATGGTAGTGAATTGGAATTACTTATATCCACGGATTGGGATGGTACAGAAGCCACAATTGAGTCATCATCTTGGAGTACTCTAAATGCAAATATTGTATCTGACAGTGAATACTATCAAAACTGGGTAGATTCTGGACTTGTAGATTTGAGTTCTTTTTCTGGGAATGGGTACGTTGCTTTCAAATATATTGGTAGTGGACAGGCCTCAACAGATGGAACTTTCGAAATTGACGATTTTAAAATTTTAGTGCAAGACTAG
- a CDS encoding OmpA family protein translates to MKKYSSILIIILVTGLFANAQSKATKKADKLFSKFEFVDAAKAYEALIAKGEANAYIYGKLADAYYNVFNTVEAEKWYAKTLKSSEAPEKIYKYAQMLKANGKYEESNTQMVKFASMRPADHRAIAFVNNPNYLPKILEKGKKFNVQDAGVNSAYSDFGGTLQDGKLYIATARNEEGKSYGWNEEPFLDIYAANKNKDGSFQAPTAVNTLNTKYHEGVVSFSPDGNTLYFSRESYYDNIFERDSLSRNKFSVLNLYKSTKELGSWSEGEALSLNSKNYSVKNPAVSPDGKTLFFASDMAGGMGQFDIYSAPFNGDGSIGEATNLGQKLNTEGQEMFPFVSADNTLYFSSDGHLGLGGMDVFFAKLVDGKVGPIRNVGIPVNGNADDFAFTINNESGEGFVSSNREGGAGSDDIYTVKVLQPICDVLVNVTVKDSESGLVLAGATVNVTDTEGNVIGTKITSEKGEVSYIIECETALYLTASMEEYESASGTIEGTSEEEVSTEILLDPIDEIILANKVILNPIYFDFDKSNITAQAAFELDKLVQLMNKYESIVIRAESHTDSRGSASYNQGLSEKRALTTAQYVVSKGITADRITGVGMGETTPVNDCGGGCNEDEHQMNRRSEFIILEGNPNNE, encoded by the coding sequence ATGAAAAAATACAGTTCAATTTTAATTATCATATTAGTCACTGGTTTATTTGCCAATGCACAATCAAAAGCTACTAAAAAAGCAGACAAACTCTTTTCAAAGTTTGAATTTGTTGATGCGGCAAAGGCTTATGAAGCACTGATCGCGAAGGGTGAAGCCAATGCCTATATTTACGGAAAACTTGCAGATGCTTATTATAATGTTTTCAATACTGTTGAAGCAGAAAAATGGTACGCAAAAACACTTAAATCTTCTGAAGCTCCAGAAAAGATTTACAAGTATGCACAAATGCTAAAAGCCAATGGTAAATACGAGGAGTCTAACACGCAGATGGTAAAATTTGCTTCTATGCGCCCTGCAGACCACAGAGCAATTGCTTTTGTTAATAACCCAAACTATTTGCCAAAAATCCTTGAAAAAGGTAAAAAATTCAATGTTCAAGACGCGGGTGTCAACTCTGCTTATTCAGATTTTGGAGGTACGCTACAAGACGGCAAATTGTACATCGCTACCGCTAGAAATGAAGAGGGTAAGAGCTACGGATGGAACGAAGAGCCTTTTTTAGATATTTATGCGGCAAATAAAAACAAGGATGGGTCTTTCCAAGCTCCAACTGCAGTCAATACACTAAATACTAAATACCATGAGGGAGTAGTTTCTTTCTCTCCTGACGGAAATACTTTATATTTCTCTAGAGAAAGCTATTATGACAATATTTTTGAAAGAGATTCACTGTCTAGAAATAAATTCAGTGTGCTCAATCTTTATAAATCAACAAAAGAATTAGGAAGTTGGTCTGAGGGAGAAGCGCTTTCTTTAAATTCAAAAAACTACTCCGTAAAAAACCCAGCTGTTAGCCCAGATGGAAAGACCTTATTTTTCGCATCGGATATGGCCGGAGGAATGGGACAATTTGATATATATTCAGCACCATTCAATGGCGATGGTAGCATAGGTGAAGCCACCAATTTAGGTCAAAAACTAAACACTGAAGGTCAAGAAATGTTTCCTTTTGTAAGCGCAGATAACACACTTTACTTTTCCTCTGATGGCCACTTAGGCCTTGGTGGTATGGATGTGTTTTTTGCTAAATTGGTTGATGGAAAAGTGGGGCCTATACGTAATGTAGGTATTCCTGTAAATGGAAATGCAGATGATTTTGCATTCACCATAAATAATGAATCCGGAGAAGGGTTTGTGTCCTCTAATCGCGAAGGTGGTGCAGGAAGTGATGATATTTATACTGTAAAAGTATTGCAGCCTATCTGTGACGTTTTGGTTAATGTGACTGTTAAAGACAGCGAAAGTGGTCTTGTACTGGCTGGAGCAACTGTTAATGTTACTGACACTGAAGGCAATGTGATAGGGACAAAAATTACATCAGAAAAGGGTGAAGTGAGTTACATTATCGAATGTGAAACAGCGCTTTACCTAACAGCTTCAATGGAAGAATATGAAAGTGCTTCAGGAACTATTGAAGGCACAAGCGAAGAAGAAGTTTCAACAGAAATTCTGTTGGATCCTATTGACGAAATTATACTTGCAAATAAAGTCATACTAAATCCAATTTATTTTGATTTTGATAAATCGAATATCACAGCTCAAGCTGCTTTTGAGCTGGACAAATTGGTACAACTCATGAATAAATACGAATCTATCGTTATTCGAGCAGAATCGCATACAGATTCTAGAGGTAGCGCGTCCTACAATCAAGGTTTATCAGAAAAGCGCGCACTAACTACAGCACAATATGTAGTTTCTAAAGGCATTACAGCAGATAGGATTACAGGTGTTGGTATGGGCGAGACTACCCCAGTAAATGATTGTGGAGGTGGGTGTAACGAGGACGAACATCAAATGAATAGACGTTCAGAATTTATTATTCTTGAAGGTAATCCAAACAACGAATAG
- a CDS encoding PorP/SprF family type IX secretion system membrane protein translates to MKKLILIFLTVLIAQQVSAQQDPQYTQYMYNMNIINPAYAGISEGLSIGALYRSQWVGLDGGPETYTFNIHSPIGKQLAMGLSVISDQIGPVQETNAYVDVSYTIPTGMETRLAFGVKGGFTFHDIGIAETQINLVDMGDPFFASAINETTPNIGAGVYFYKPNKYYVSVSVPNILNGVHLDANGTKIGSESEHMFAAAGYVFDLSENFKLKPHALLKYAFDAPMSYDINANLFMYDLIEVGVGYRLEDSFSGMINFQVMENLRVGYAYDAIRSDLDIVTNSSHEIFINFDFRFSSKVSRSPRYF, encoded by the coding sequence ATGAAAAAATTAATTCTAATATTTTTAACCGTACTTATTGCACAGCAGGTTTCTGCTCAGCAGGATCCTCAGTATACGCAATACATGTACAATATGAATATTATAAACCCAGCATATGCTGGAATTTCTGAAGGTCTATCCATCGGCGCGCTATATCGTAGTCAATGGGTGGGTCTAGATGGCGGACCAGAGACTTATACGTTTAATATTCATTCACCTATTGGAAAACAATTAGCAATGGGGCTTTCTGTAATTTCAGACCAAATTGGCCCAGTACAAGAAACCAATGCCTATGTAGATGTTTCCTACACAATTCCTACGGGAATGGAAACACGCCTTGCTTTCGGAGTAAAAGGAGGGTTTACGTTTCACGATATTGGGATTGCAGAAACACAAATTAACCTAGTTGATATGGGAGATCCGTTTTTTGCAAGCGCCATTAATGAAACAACGCCAAATATAGGAGCGGGTGTATATTTTTACAAACCAAACAAATATTACGTCTCTGTTTCTGTGCCAAATATTCTCAACGGGGTACATTTAGATGCCAATGGAACTAAAATTGGTTCAGAATCAGAGCATATGTTTGCTGCTGCTGGTTACGTTTTTGACCTGTCAGAAAATTTTAAACTTAAGCCACATGCTTTATTGAAATATGCATTTGATGCACCAATGAGTTATGATATCAATGCTAATTTATTTATGTATGATTTAATTGAAGTCGGAGTTGGATATCGACTTGAAGATTCATTTAGTGGTATGATTAACTTTCAAGTTATGGAAAACCTTCGTGTTGGATATGCTTACGATGCTATCCGATCGGATTTGGATATTGTAACAAATTCATCCCACGAAATATTCATAAATTTTGATTTCAGATTTTCTTCAAAAGTTTCTCGATCACCTCGTTATTTCTAA
- a CDS encoding gliding motility-associated C-terminal domain-containing protein: MKNITTALMCILFSIFSYAVNTEVEQFCATGTDAGGTTLSITQTDISVNDSYPTTSITIASMTMGSFCPAWYNATLTVVGGVSDGVSITGCNADMAGIDLTGFTSLTLVSNDTDNWTDSITMCLDLEVSWQPTWSNPNLADSEQFCASGTDAGGTSLNLTPIDFTVNGENQISSVSITSMTMGSFCPTWYNATLTVVGGVSDGVSITGCNDDMTGIDLTGFTSLTLVSNDTDNWSDNITMCLELEISWAVATLDAEEEVCASGTDAGGTTINLTPDDLTVNEGEPITSITIASMTMGSFCPTWYNATLTVVGGVSDGVSITGCNAEMAGIDLTGFTSLTLVSNDTDNWTDSITMCLNLSVTYLEPQCQAPSNLSLTNITASSADVSWSAGSETSWDWQVVPSGTTPNETGTNTTTNPLSINGLNSNTSYDFYLRALCDDGSVSGWVSSSFSTGPACGDIITDAGGNDGNYGNNELITVTVFPENTGDVVTFTFLSFDTEGCCDDMTVYNGPNTSSEVVGTYAGTTIPDPITSTDVSGALTFVFDSDSSVTSDGYEILITCGPPPTCLAPTELTISNISGTTADFDWETQNGNESWEYVIVPNGDPAPTAAGVFTAVNSTTFTDLDFLTTYDVYVRAYCGTEDGYSIWSGPETFTTTQQTNYTVDCASGQAVNIQYCYTNNDSTFWLFTSTDGFPLEITFNAGTIEGFWDDLTIYDGPDNTSPVLFNNNDADIEDFTDLVVESTSTAVYIEVDSDGSGSCQSSFGYTPWDFDVSCKTCITQTVEFDIVGSCEPNQEFYVEANITDMGSSSNLELTDNQGSATQTATATSVVTFGPYVANTQVVISVLNTDDTSCLLESDPLTFLCPPPPNECSIVYAGEDTTFCSDNDPATVLTASYHIVGQDTTSYDVTLLDECPAPILEGGTPTSIDTDDIWSEAIDLGFDFCFFGETYSQILIGSNGVLSFEFENAETGNGWDLQGFGSSTPDQLPNSSNTTISEANIFGVGHDIDPSDCGEINYMVLGSAPARQFVVNYIDVCHFGFSCSDYTSTSQIILYESSNFIDVNIIDKPICTEWNDGLAVVGIQNINDTIAFTPEDRNTSVWEASNESWRFSPSVGEADYVFEWYDGDTLVGTEDTITVYPEETTTYTAAVTYNLCNGETATVTDTVLVEITPTPIPIAVENDVFICAGEEAVLEVNIDASAQSPDIVYYWTYDNVDIQSGPENTFMFAEGAQAYGEYLVTAYNEETACYASTVINVLPGIVPELEQDTSFNKCINGEVELSVNIINDPEMTSEYNYAWYVDNELIAEDTSGSFIHGEDLTNDPVVVIVTNLTTSCASETMINVNYFQNQNCVDIPQGISPNGDGLNDCLVLDHLEEQEDIVKAEIYNRYGVKVFELNDYVDHWCGQDASSGSSDELLPVGTYFYVIQYASGREPTISWIYLNY; the protein is encoded by the coding sequence ATGAAAAATATTACTACCGCACTGATGTGCATATTATTCTCTATCTTTTCTTATGCTGTTAACACTGAAGTTGAACAATTTTGCGCAACAGGGACTGATGCAGGTGGAACGACTTTAAGCATAACCCAAACCGATATTTCTGTAAACGATAGTTATCCTACGACATCAATTACAATCGCCTCAATGACAATGGGAAGTTTTTGTCCAGCTTGGTACAATGCGACATTAACCGTAGTTGGAGGGGTCTCCGATGGAGTTTCAATAACAGGATGTAATGCAGATATGGCAGGAATTGACCTGACTGGATTTACATCATTGACCCTTGTTTCTAACGATACCGATAACTGGACAGATAGTATTACAATGTGTCTGGATTTAGAAGTATCTTGGCAGCCAACATGGAGTAATCCAAACCTCGCTGACTCTGAACAATTTTGTGCTTCAGGAACTGATGCTGGTGGAACTAGTTTAAATCTAACACCAATTGACTTTACAGTCAATGGTGAAAATCAAATTAGTTCAGTTTCTATTACTTCAATGACAATGGGAAGTTTTTGTCCAACTTGGTACAATGCGACATTGACTGTTGTAGGAGGGGTCTCCGATGGAGTTTCAATAACAGGATGTAACGACGATATGACAGGAATTGATCTTACTGGATTTACATCACTGACCCTTGTTTCTAACGATACTGATAACTGGTCAGACAATATTACGATGTGTCTGGAGCTAGAAATCTCTTGGGCGGTGGCAACCTTAGACGCTGAAGAAGAGGTTTGTGCCTCTGGAACTGACGCTGGTGGGACTACTATAAATTTAACTCCAGACGATCTTACAGTAAATGAAGGAGAACCCATTACATCAATTACAATCGCCTCAATGACAATGGGAAGTTTTTGTCCAACTTGGTACAATGCGACATTAACCGTAGTTGGAGGGGTGTCCGATGGAGTTTCAATAACAGGATGTAATGCAGAAATGGCAGGAATTGACCTCACTGGATTTACATCATTGACGCTTGTTTCTAACGATACTGATAACTGGACAGACAGTATTACGATGTGCTTGAATTTAAGCGTGACTTATTTAGAGCCACAATGCCAAGCGCCAAGTAATTTATCGCTTACAAACATAACAGCGTCCTCTGCTGATGTTTCGTGGAGTGCGGGCAGTGAAACCTCATGGGATTGGCAAGTTGTTCCATCGGGTACAACTCCAAATGAGACAGGTACCAACACAACAACTAATCCACTTAGTATTAATGGATTAAACAGCAACACAAGTTATGATTTCTATCTAAGAGCTTTATGTGATGATGGTTCAGTAAGCGGATGGGTATCTTCAAGCTTTTCAACTGGCCCTGCCTGTGGGGACATTATAACAGATGCTGGTGGAAATGACGGCAACTACGGGAATAATGAATTAATAACCGTTACTGTTTTCCCAGAAAACACAGGAGATGTTGTGACGTTTACTTTCCTAAGTTTTGATACAGAAGGTTGCTGTGACGACATGACCGTATACAATGGCCCAAATACTAGTTCTGAAGTTGTAGGTACATATGCTGGAACCACTATCCCTGACCCAATAACTTCTACAGACGTTTCTGGAGCACTGACTTTTGTGTTTGACAGTGATTCTTCTGTAACAAGTGATGGTTATGAAATTTTAATTACTTGTGGTCCACCTCCAACATGTTTGGCGCCTACAGAGCTTACCATATCTAACATTAGTGGAACTACTGCAGATTTTGACTGGGAAACACAAAATGGCAATGAATCATGGGAATATGTGATTGTGCCTAATGGAGATCCCGCTCCAACTGCAGCTGGTGTCTTTACAGCAGTCAACTCCACAACGTTTACTGATTTAGATTTTCTAACAACTTATGATGTATATGTTCGTGCATATTGTGGAACGGAAGACGGCTATTCTATTTGGTCAGGACCAGAAACCTTTACCACGACGCAACAAACTAATTATACAGTGGATTGTGCTTCAGGCCAAGCAGTAAATATTCAATATTGTTACACCAACAATGACTCAACATTCTGGTTATTTACATCCACTGACGGTTTTCCTTTAGAAATAACATTTAATGCTGGAACCATTGAAGGATTCTGGGATGATCTTACGATTTATGATGGCCCAGATAATACATCTCCCGTTCTATTCAATAATAACGATGCAGACATTGAAGATTTTACAGACTTAGTTGTAGAATCAACATCTACAGCAGTTTACATTGAAGTCGATTCAGATGGTTCTGGAAGTTGTCAGTCATCTTTTGGCTATACTCCATGGGATTTTGATGTATCTTGTAAAACGTGCATTACGCAAACCGTTGAATTCGATATAGTAGGCAGTTGCGAACCCAATCAAGAATTTTATGTTGAAGCCAACATTACAGACATGGGAAGTTCATCAAATCTTGAATTGACTGATAATCAAGGAAGTGCGACTCAAACAGCAACAGCTACAAGTGTGGTGACTTTTGGTCCATATGTTGCCAATACCCAAGTGGTCATTTCTGTATTAAACACAGACGATACAAGCTGTCTTTTGGAAAGTGATCCACTCACATTTTTGTGTCCACCACCACCAAACGAATGCTCGATTGTTTATGCTGGAGAAGACACAACATTTTGTAGTGATAATGATCCTGCTACGGTACTAACAGCGTCCTACCATATAGTTGGCCAGGATACCACATCTTATGATGTCACTTTACTAGATGAATGCCCAGCGCCAATATTAGAAGGTGGAACGCCCACAAGTATTGATACGGATGACATTTGGTCAGAAGCTATTGACCTTGGTTTTGACTTTTGTTTCTTTGGAGAAACCTACAGCCAAATACTGATTGGTTCAAATGGTGTTTTATCTTTTGAGTTTGAAAATGCTGAAACTGGAAATGGATGGGATTTACAAGGATTTGGAAGTTCAACTCCTGATCAACTCCCAAACAGTTCTAACACAACAATTTCTGAAGCTAATATATTTGGTGTTGGTCACGACATTGACCCTTCAGATTGTGGTGAGATTAATTATATGGTTTTAGGAAGTGCTCCTGCACGACAATTTGTAGTTAATTATATTGATGTCTGCCATTTTGGCTTCAGCTGTTCAGATTACACCTCTACATCTCAGATTATTCTTTATGAATCCTCAAATTTTATAGATGTAAATATTATAGACAAGCCAATCTGTACAGAATGGAATGATGGGCTTGCCGTAGTAGGTATTCAAAATATTAATGACACCATTGCATTTACACCAGAAGATAGAAATACAAGTGTCTGGGAAGCATCAAACGAGTCTTGGCGCTTTTCTCCATCAGTTGGAGAGGCTGACTATGTGTTTGAATGGTACGATGGAGATACTCTTGTTGGGACTGAGGATACCATCACTGTTTACCCTGAAGAAACTACCACATATACAGCTGCGGTAACATACAACTTGTGTAATGGTGAGACCGCAACGGTAACCGATACCGTGCTTGTTGAAATCACACCCACCCCAATTCCTATTGCTGTAGAAAACGACGTATTTATCTGTGCAGGAGAAGAAGCTGTACTAGAAGTTAATATTGATGCTTCGGCACAATCACCAGATATTGTTTATTATTGGACTTATGATAACGTGGATATTCAATCTGGCCCTGAAAATACATTTATGTTCGCAGAAGGAGCTCAAGCATATGGGGAATATCTTGTCACTGCTTATAATGAAGAAACAGCCTGTTACGCAAGCACCGTAATCAATGTTTTACCAGGGATTGTTCCTGAATTAGAACAGGACACGTCATTTAATAAATGTATTAATGGCGAAGTTGAACTCAGCGTTAATATCATTAACGACCCTGAAATGACATCCGAGTACAACTACGCATGGTACGTTGATAATGAGCTCATCGCAGAAGACACTAGTGGAAGTTTTATTCATGGTGAAGATTTGACAAATGACCCTGTTGTTGTAATAGTAACGAATTTAACTACAAGCTGTGCTTCGGAAACAATGATTAATGTAAATTACTTCCAAAATCAAAATTGTGTAGATATACCCCAAGGTATATCACCCAATGGAGATGGCCTCAATGACTGTTTGGTTCTTGACCATTTAGAAGAGCAGGAAGATATTGTGAAAGCTGAAATTTACAATAGATATGGCGTTAAGGTCTTTGAACTTAATGACTATGTTGACCATTGGTGTGGTCAGGACGCAAGCAGTGGGTCTTCAGACGAATTATTGCCTGTAGGGACCTATTTCTATGTCATTCAATATGCTTCTGGTCGCGAACCAACAATCAGCTGGATTTATCTAAATTACTAA
- the hflX gene encoding GTPase HflX: MIEKKDSNLESAVLVGVITKTQNEEQSKEYLDELAFLTYTAGGEVVKRFTQKMDMPNPKTFIGSGKMKDLEEFIKENKIGTAIFDDELSAAQERNISKILNCKVLDRTNLILDIFAQRAQTSYARTQVELAQCQYLLPRLKGMWTHLERQKGGIGMRGPGETEIETDRRIVREKIALLKAKIKKIDKQMSVQRGNRGALVRVALVGYTNVGKSTLMNVISKSDVFAENKLFATLDTTVRKVVVKNLPFLMSDTVGFIRKLPTQLVDSFKSTLDEVRESDLLLHVVDISHPSFEEHIESVNKILEEIHALDKPTLMVFNKIDAYTPEPFDETDLMNPRTKAHYSLQEWKATWMSKIGDHSLFISALNKENLEDFRKRVYVEVRKIHIQRFPYNHFLYPDYEDNE, translated from the coding sequence ATGATTGAGAAAAAAGACAGTAATTTGGAGTCAGCAGTGCTTGTTGGGGTAATTACCAAGACCCAAAATGAAGAACAATCCAAAGAATATTTAGATGAGTTGGCGTTTTTGACCTACACTGCTGGAGGTGAAGTTGTTAAGCGTTTTACACAAAAAATGGACATGCCCAACCCAAAAACATTTATTGGCTCCGGCAAAATGAAAGACTTGGAAGAATTCATTAAAGAAAATAAAATTGGAACTGCTATTTTTGATGATGAACTTTCTGCAGCTCAAGAGCGAAATATCAGCAAAATCTTAAATTGTAAAGTTTTAGACCGCACCAATCTCATTCTCGATATTTTTGCCCAACGCGCGCAAACCAGCTATGCTAGAACTCAAGTAGAATTGGCCCAATGCCAATACTTGTTACCACGACTTAAAGGCATGTGGACACACCTTGAGCGTCAAAAAGGGGGGATCGGAATGCGTGGACCAGGGGAAACTGAAATTGAAACAGATCGACGAATCGTTAGAGAAAAAATAGCTCTTCTTAAGGCTAAAATCAAAAAAATTGACAAGCAAATGTCCGTTCAGCGTGGCAATCGTGGGGCTTTGGTGCGTGTCGCTTTGGTGGGCTATACCAACGTTGGAAAATCTACGTTGATGAATGTCATCAGCAAATCGGATGTTTTTGCTGAAAATAAATTATTTGCAACCCTAGATACTACAGTACGCAAAGTTGTAGTAAAAAACTTGCCATTTTTGATGAGTGATACTGTAGGATTTATACGGAAACTTCCAACACAATTGGTTGATTCTTTTAAAAGTACTTTAGATGAAGTGCGGGAGTCAGATTTATTATTGCACGTTGTAGATATCTCTCATCCCAGTTTTGAAGAGCACATAGAATCGGTCAATAAAATATTGGAGGAAATTCATGCTTTGGATAAGCCCACGCTTATGGTATTTAATAAAATTGATGCATATACCCCTGAGCCTTTTGATGAAACCGACCTCATGAATCCAAGGACAAAAGCGCATTATTCGCTACAGGAGTGGAAAGCTACATGGATGTCTAAAATTGGTGATCATTCGCTATTTATTTCGGCCTTAAATAAAGAAAATCTTGAAGATTTTCGTAAACGTGTTTACGTTGAGGTGCGTAAAATTCATATTCAACGTTTTCCTTACAACCATTTCTTATATCCTGACTATGAAGATAATGAATAA
- a CDS encoding DUF3078 domain-containing protein, protein MKKILLLALSVQLSSSYAQNTDQIQSNWTKKGVITFLANQSSFNNWIAGGVDNISGTLGLNYDFNYLKEHWTWDNKLIANFGITKIKGQEVQKSSDLLEWNSILGKKAKNLWHYSFFLNFKTQFADDLDKDTKGPTTFLSPAYIQFGPGLFWKKSDNLKINFAPATSRFIIVDKSLTLPNEKYFGVEEGKSTRYELGASISAYYKLNLMKNISMENILNLFSNYLIEARNIDLDYSMNLIMTVNKYISANFSIQTIYDDNAFRGLQTRQVFGIGVNYDF, encoded by the coding sequence ATGAAAAAAATCCTACTCTTAGCGCTGAGCGTTCAGCTTAGCTCTAGCTATGCACAAAACACTGATCAAATTCAATCAAATTGGACCAAAAAAGGGGTAATTACCTTTTTAGCCAACCAATCCTCATTTAACAATTGGATTGCAGGCGGCGTCGATAATATCTCTGGAACACTTGGTCTTAATTACGATTTTAACTACCTAAAAGAACATTGGACCTGGGACAATAAATTGATTGCTAATTTCGGCATTACTAAAATTAAGGGCCAAGAGGTCCAAAAGTCTAGTGACCTTTTAGAATGGAACTCTATCCTTGGGAAAAAAGCAAAGAACTTATGGCATTATTCTTTCTTTTTGAATTTTAAAACACAATTCGCTGACGACCTAGACAAAGACACAAAAGGACCAACAACATTTTTATCTCCAGCATACATACAATTTGGACCAGGACTATTTTGGAAAAAAAGCGATAACCTTAAGATCAATTTTGCACCAGCCACAAGCCGATTTATTATTGTAGATAAGAGCTTAACCCTGCCCAACGAAAAGTATTTTGGCGTTGAAGAAGGGAAGAGTACCCGTTACGAACTAGGAGCCTCAATTAGTGCTTATTATAAACTCAATTTGATGAAAAATATAAGCATGGAAAATATTTTGAATCTATTTTCTAACTATCTTATCGAAGCTAGAAACATCGATTTGGATTACAGCATGAATTTAATCATGACTGTAAATAAATACATTTCGGCCAACTTCTCTATCCAAACTATATATGACGACAATGCGTTTAGAGGTCTGCAAACACGTCAAGTCTTTGGTATTGGTGTTAACTATGATTTTTAA